GAACAGCTGATCCCGAGCGAGGGCTTTCCGGTCTTGGCGGTCACTGCCTTCGCAGCAGTGGCCACCTTGGTCCAGGTGGAAAGGTCGGTGTCTGCGGGGAGCCCGGCCTCGGTCAATGCAGTGGAGTTGTAGAACAACGTCGGAGTGGAGAACACATACGGAACGCCGTAGGTGTCACCATTCCAGTCGCCGAGTGTGGCAGCTCTGGGATGGAAGGGATGTTCCCCGCCGAAGTTCGCCTTGACTGCGTCCTCACCGACCAGGTCGTCGAGATTTCTCGCTTTCAGAGCTGTGACGGCGAAATCGAGTGTGTCGAAAGTTAATTGAGCGACATCGGGCGGCGACCCGGCGAGCATTTGTGTCTGCACGCTGCTTGCGGTGCCCGAACCGGCCGCACCACCGCTCTGCGGAGGTTGCGCCTTGACGTGAATGTTCGGATGCGCAGCCTCGAAGTCGGAGACGAGACCAGTGATGGTGTCTGTCCACAAACCGGCCTGGGCAAGGTTATACGACTCGAAGACGATGTCGACCTGCTGGTTCGGGTCGAGTTCCGGTACCTGCGCCGCAGAATCGGAGCCGCCGGCGGTAGCGCCTCCCGTGGCACATCCGGCAAGGGCGAGGGTCGCCGCCAAAGCCGTGGCGATCTTCCATCGTGATTTGCGCATGACAAAGCTCCTCGTAGTGAAATGCTGCATGAAGGGACGGGTTGGAGGTTCAGCCGAAGACGGATGAATCGAGATCCAATGCTGCTGGTATGTCCAGCCATTCGAGCCGGCGCCCGCTGGCTCGATCGAAGAGATGAAGGTGACGCAGGGCGGCGGACAGCACCGCAGAGTGCCCTTCGCGAAGGGCGATCGGTCGCGGAGCGCGCACGCAGATCGTGGTCGACCCGACCTGGCAGTAGGCCACCTGCTCGCTTCCGAGGTTCTCGACCGAGGTGACATCGACCGTGATGCGCGCACCGGTACCGGAATCGACACCCGGTTGCGCCGGTGTGAGGTGTTCCGGACGGATCCCGAGTACGACGTCACGCGATTCGGACTCACCTGGCCACAGCGACGCTTCGATTCCTTCAGCCGACACCATCACACGGCCGTCGTTCGAGAATGCCTTTGCTTCAATAAGATTCATTGCGGGCCTACCTAGGAACCCTGCGACGAACACTGATGCCGGACGATCGTAGACATCCTCGGGGGTGCCGAGTTGCTCGAGCCTGCCGTTGTCGAGCAGCGCGATACGCGTCGCCATTGTCATTGCCTCGACCTGGTCGTGGGTGACGTAGACGAATGTGGCACCCAGCCGCCGGTGAAGGTCGGTGAGTTCACGACGGGTCGCTGTTCGGAGCTTCGCGTCAAGGTTCGAGAGTGGCTCGTCCATCAAGAACGCCTTCGGATTTCGGACGATCGCTCGACCGACCGCAACGCGCTGGCGCTGACCGCCCGACAGTTCCTTCGGCTTACGCTCCAACAGATGTGCGATCTCGAGTTGTTGTGCCACCTCTTCGACGCGCGCCACTGCCGAAGCCTTGTCGATCTTCTTGACTTTCAGGGGAAACGCGAGGTTCTTTGCGACGGAAAGGTGCGGGTAAAGGGCATAGTTCTGGAACACCATTGCGACATCGCGCCGACGAGCGGGAGCACTGGTGATGTCTTCGTCGTCGAGCAATATTCGGCCACTGGTCGGCTCGAGGAGGCCGGCGAGCATCCTCAGCAAGGTCGTTTTCCCGCAGCCGCTCGGTCCGAGAAGGACCAGGAAATCGCCGTCACGAACATCAATGTCGATGTTGTCGACTGCGGTGACATCTGCGAACTTCCGACTCAGATTCTCTATTCGAATCCTGCCCATTGGCTTCTCCCGATGAAATGACGTTACCCAATCACATCGAATTGGGGATTTTCGTTACATCGAAAGTTAGCCACCAGAAGATGAACGGCGGTCGAACGCCGTCGAAATAGTCCGTAATTCTCAGGGCAACGATTCGGGTCGAAATGTGGGACGAATCCGAACCTCAGCCAGCGGAACCATGATTGAGGACGCCGAACACCTGCTCGAGGGACCGAGCTGCAGCTTGGGCAGATCCGCCGCGGCGTTCACTCACCGCAATCTGGAGTCCTATCAAGAAGGTCAGCTGGACTACCGTTGCCGACGCGCCGTGTGCGCTCCACGGGCCCGACCCACCCCCGAGAACCAGGCCAACGTCCGCCAGTTCCATCAGCGGCGAACGCGCATACCCGGTCACGCCGATTACGGTTGCACCGGCCTCTTTTGCGGCTTCGGCAGGCTGGAGCGTCAACGAGTTGAGCCCACTGTCACTGATCGCCAGACAGACATCACGCGAGGTGAGGTGCCGGGCAATGAGTTGCTGCATCACTGCATCAGTGGGCGCTTCGACGGTGCGTCCATACAAAGTGAACCGAACAGCCACTGTCGATGCCGACGGCCCGGACACTCCGTTTCCCACAACAAGCACGCGGTCGGCGTTAGCGATGGCGTCGACGGCCCGGTCGAAAGCACCGTGATCCAAAGGTGCGAGCGCTCCGCCGAGATCGGTCGCCACTTCGTCGAATACGGCGCGCAGCAGTCCGTTGCCGCCCTTGGGGTGCGACGAACCCGGCACCCGCGATTCGGCTGCACCCAAGTCTCTCAACAGCAGCATGCGCAGATGCTGGAAGCCTTTGAATCCGAGATTCTGACAGGCTCGAATGACTGTGGCTGTCGACGTGGACGCATGCTCGGCCACATCTGCCGCCGACCACCAGGCAAACTCCTTCGGCCTGGCGATGCAGATGTCAGCGACGCGCCGCTCACTCGGGCCGAGCGAGGGGGCAAGAGCGCGAATGGTCGAAAGAGTGGCACCTACAGGGGGATCGGTCTGCAACTTACTCATCTGCACTGGATAACACATCAACGTGAACATGCACAGGTGCAAACCAACCTTCCCACTCCGCCGCCTGGAGCCGGAGATGTGACGGACGAGACTGCCAGTCGCAATATTTCGGAGTACGCTCATTAATGAGCATGATCCGAAAAGGGCGAAGGAGGTGAGCGAATGCGAGAACTTGGGCGTCGCGAACGCAACAAGCTCGAGAAGCAGACACGCATCTTCGACGCCGCGGCTGAACTGTTCGCAGAAAAGGGCTACAGCGCGGTCACAACACAAGAGATCGCCGACCGCGCCGATGTAGCCGGCGGCACACTCTTTCGTTACGCCGCAAGCAAAGCCGAGTTACTCCTCATGGTGTACAACGCGGAGTACCGCAAGCAGATCGAACTGGGAGAAGAGCGTGAGGCCAAGTCGACGGGCACAGAAGACCGTGTGCTCGAGC
The nucleotide sequence above comes from Rhodococcus sp. KBS0724. Encoded proteins:
- a CDS encoding ABC transporter ATP-binding protein encodes the protein MGRIRIENLSRKFADVTAVDNIDIDVRDGDFLVLLGPSGCGKTTLLRMLAGLLEPTSGRILLDDEDITSAPARRRDVAMVFQNYALYPHLSVAKNLAFPLKVKKIDKASAVARVEEVAQQLEIAHLLERKPKELSGGQRQRVAVGRAIVRNPKAFLMDEPLSNLDAKLRTATRRELTDLHRRLGATFVYVTHDQVEAMTMATRIALLDNGRLEQLGTPEDVYDRPASVFVAGFLGRPAMNLIEAKAFSNDGRVMVSAEGIEASLWPGESESRDVVLGIRPEHLTPAQPGVDSGTGARITVDVTSVENLGSEQVAYCQVGSTTICVRAPRPIALREGHSAVLSAALRHLHLFDRASGRRLEWLDIPAALDLDSSVFG
- a CDS encoding MurR/RpiR family transcriptional regulator, which produces MSKLQTDPPVGATLSTIRALAPSLGPSERRVADICIARPKEFAWWSAADVAEHASTSTATVIRACQNLGFKGFQHLRMLLLRDLGAAESRVPGSSHPKGGNGLLRAVFDEVATDLGGALAPLDHGAFDRAVDAIANADRVLVVGNGVSGPSASTVAVRFTLYGRTVEAPTDAVMQQLIARHLTSRDVCLAISDSGLNSLTLQPAEAAKEAGATVIGVTGYARSPLMELADVGLVLGGGSGPWSAHGASATVVQLTFLIGLQIAVSERRGGSAQAAARSLEQVFGVLNHGSAG